In Meleagris gallopavo isolate NT-WF06-2002-E0010 breed Aviagen turkey brand Nicholas breeding stock chromosome 2, Turkey_5.1, whole genome shotgun sequence, the following are encoded in one genomic region:
- the PTP4A1 gene encoding protein tyrosine phosphatase type IVA 1, translating into MARMNRPAPVEITYKNMRFLITHNPTNATLNKFIEELKKYGVTTVVRVCEATYDTAPVEKEGIQVLDWPFDDGAPPSNQIVDDWLNLLKVKFREEPGCCIAVHCVAGLGRAPVLVALALIECGMKYEDAVQFIRQKRRGAFNSKQLLYLEKYRPKMRLRFKDSNGHRNNCCIQ; encoded by the exons ATGGCCCGAATGAACCGCCCAGCTCCTGTGGAAATCACCTACAAGAACATGAGATTTCTAATCACACACAATCCAACCAATGCAACTTTAAACAAATTTATAGAG GAACTTAAGAAATATGGCGTTACCACAGTGGTAAGAGTGTGTGAAGCTACTTATGATACTGCTCCGGTggaaaaagaaggcattcagGTTTTG GATTGGCCCTTTGATGACGGTGCACCACCATCCAACCAGATTGTTGATGATTGGCTAAACCTCCTTAAAGTTAAATTTCGTGAAGAACCTGGTTGTTGTATTGCTGTACACTGTGTTGCTGGTCTTGGACG AGCTCCAGTCTTAGTTGCTCTTGCACTGATAGAATGTGGAATGAAATATGAAGATGCAGTGCAGTTCATAAGACA GAAACGTCGTGGAGCTTTTAATAGCAAGCAACTTCTGTACTTGGAGAAATACCGCCCCAAGATGCGCCTGCGTTTTAAAGACTCCAATGGTCACCGAAATAACTGTTGCATTCAGTAA